Proteins from a genomic interval of Sander vitreus isolate 19-12246 chromosome 6, sanVit1, whole genome shotgun sequence:
- the LOC144519037 gene encoding kelch-like protein 38 has product MDRPVKVFHYKDQEQSSNLLLQLNRLRQENILTDVSLCSGINTEIPCHRNVLISSSPYFRAMFCNNFIERQQTKITLKGVPSAILSSIIDYVYTGLISISMEIVLPLMQAASMLQYGRLFEACSSFLQEQLSPDNCLSMIRLSEIVACNSLRDKAKELAVKSFSDVSASEDLCELSLPELMGYLEDDGLCAEEEQVFETLVAWIHHDPLSRRGAISDLFKKVRLRHIHPTYLFQFIANDPLIQSSPLCTELIESVRRLMFSGSTKCNGDSAVGFKSLWVAPRRYSYHDMLVVVGGRKNNEQTSREALFFDEKIDKWQWLAKLPIRLYKASYVALHSVLYVIGGLTANTKCSQVRTTVYTLSLKTNQWRMAEPMLEPRFAHQSVSYLHFIFVLGGLGPDKRLTGSVERYNSMFNQWETMAPMPEAVLHPAVAATNQRIYVFGGADAMQNPVRIIQVYHIARNMWSKMENRTVKNVSAPAAIVDDKIYIIGGYTRRMIAYDTKANRFVKCANLKERRMHHSATVLNDKVYVTGGRHINGHDVIEDSDNFECYDPKTDTWTSKGSLPYKLFDHGSLTLTYFSNRHGQNQSSDSYSNAII; this is encoded by the exons ATGGACCGACCAGTCAAGGTCTTCCACTACAAAGACCAGGAGCAGTCGTCCAACCTGCTCCTGCAGCTCAACAGACTGAGACAGGAGAACATCCTGACTGATGTGTCACTGTGTTCAGGGATCAACACAGAAATCCCATGCCATCGCAACGTCTTGATCTCCAGCAGCCCCTACTTCAGAGCCATGTTCTGCAACAACTTCATAGAGAGACAGCAGACCAAGATCACCTTGAAAGGCGTCCCATCGGCCATTCTGAGCAGCATCATTGACTATGTTTACACAGGACTCATCAGTATCAGCATGGAGATTGTGCTGCCTCTGATGCAGGCGGCTTCCATGTTGCAATATGGCCGCCTTTTTGAGGCCTGCTCAAGCTTCCTTCAGGAGCAACTGAGCCCTGACAACTGTTTGAGCATGATAAGACTCTCCGAGATCGTGGCTTGTAACAGTTTGAGAGACAAAGCAAAGGAGTTGGCCGTGAAGAGCTTCTCCGATGTGTCTGCATCTGAGGATCTGTGTGAGCTCTCCTTACCAGAGCTCATGGGATACCTGGAGGATGATGGTCTTTGCGCGGAGGAGGAGCAGGTCTTTGAGACACTTGTTGCTTGGATCCACCATGATCCTCTATCAAGGCGTGGCGCCATCAGTgacctttttaagaaagttcGCCTACGTCACATCCATCCCACCTACCTCTTCCAATTCATAGCCAATGATCCGCTGATCCAGTCCTCCCCGCTCTGCACCGAGCTCATAGAATCTGTGAGACGTCTGATGTTTTCCGGCAGCACAAAATGCAATGGTGACTCAGCAGTTGGCTTCAAATCCCTCTGGGTGGCACCGAGGCGCTACTCCTACCACGACATGTTGGTGGTtgtgggagggaggaagaacaACGAGCAGACCTCGAGGGAGGCCCTCTTCtttgatgagaagatcgataaaTGGCAGTGGCTCGCCAAGCTGCCCATTCGTCTGTACAAAGCCTCCTACGTCGCCCTTCACAGTGTCCTGTATGTTATCGGAGGCCTGACCGCAAACACAAAGTGCAGCCAAGTCAGAACGACTGTCTACACACTCTCCCTCAAGACCAACCAGTGGCGGATGGCAGAGCCGATGCTGGAGCCACGCTTTGCCCACCAGAGTGTCTCATATCTCCACTTCATCTTTGTCCTGGGGGGCCTGGGGCCTGACAAACGACTGACAGGCAGCGTGGAGAG GTACAACAGTATGTTCAACCAATGGGAGACGATGGCGCCCATGCCTGAGGCTGTGTTGCACCCTGCAGTGGCTGCTACTAACCAAAGGATATATGTGTTTGGAGGAGCGGATGCCATGCAGAACCCAGTCAGAATAATACAG GTGTATCACATTGCCAGGAACATGTGGTCTAAGATGGAGAACAGAACAGTGAAGAATGTGTCTGCTCCTGCGGCCATTGTGGATGACAAAATCTACATCATTGGAG GGTACACCAGGAGAATGATCGCATACGACACCAAAGCTAACCGGTTCGTCAAGTGTGCCAACCTGAAGGAGAGGAGGATGCACCACTCTGCCACCGTTCTCAACGACAAAGTCTACGTCACTGGCGGACGTCACATCAACGGCCACGACGTCATCGAGGACTCAGACAATTTTGAGTGCTATGACCCGAAGACAGACACTTGGACATCTAAGGGGTCTCTGCCGTATAAACTGTTTGACCATGGCTCGCTGACTCTGACGTATTTCTCAAACAGACACGGACAAAATCAAAGCTCTGATTCATATTCTAATGCTATTATTTGA
- the fbxo32 gene encoding F-box only protein 32 — MPFLGQDWRSPGQSWVKTEEGWKKTTADEKNNNVSVESFCKAEKEERFNKENLLLSLSFDMSAKKRKKDQMNNNTKVPYFHRENWIYVHKGSTKERHGYCTLGEAFNRLDFCSAIKDTRRFNYVVRLLELIAKSQLPSLSGVAQKNYMNILERVVQKVLDDQQNVRPIKELLQMLYVSLCGLVQDMGKSVLVGNINTWLHRMENILQWQQQLDNIQINRPTSTGMTLTDLPVSLQLNIMQRLTDGRDLVSLGQVCPELGALTEDRLLWKRLCQYHFTDRQIRKRLMVSDKGQLEWKKMYFKLSRCYPHREQYSDTLHFCTHCHILFWKDTNHPCTANNPDSCTMSLYPQDFINLFNF; from the exons ATGCCTTTCCTCGGACAGGACTGGAGGTCGCCGGGTCAGAGTTGGGTTAAAACCGAGGAGGGGTGGAAAAAGACAACAGCAGAcgagaaaaacaacaatgtcTCCGTGGAGAG CTTCTGCAAAGCCGAGAAGGAGGAGCGTTTCAACAAGGAGAACCTGCTGCTCTCTCTTAGCTTCGACATGTCTGccaagaagaggaaaaaagaccAAATGAACAACAACACCAAGGTCCCCT ATTTCCACAGGGAAAACTGGATTTATGTTCATAAAGGAAGCACCAAGGAG CGCCACGGATATTGTACACTGGGAGAGGCCTTCAACCGCTTGGATTTCTGTAGTGCCATCAAGGACACGAGGAGATTTAATTATGTCGTCAGA CTTCTGGAGCTTATCGCCAAGTCCCAGCTCCCCTCGCTCAGTGGAGTGGCGCAGAAAAACTACATGAATATTCTGGAGAGAGTGGTACAGAAAG TTCTGGATGACCAGCAGAACGTTCGCCCCATCAAAGAGCTGCTGCAGATGCTCTATGTCTCCCTGTGTGGTCTGGTTCAGGACATGGGCAAGTCTGTCCTGGTGGGGAACATCAACACCTGGCTGCACCGCATGGAGAACATCctgcagtggcagcagcagctAGACAACATCCAGATCAACAGG CCCACATCTACAGGCATGACTCTGACCGACCTGCCTGTCAGTCTCCAGTTGAACATCATGCAGCGTCTGACGGATGGCAGGGACCTGGTCAGCCTGGGCCAGGTGTGCCCCGAGCTGGGGGCCCTCACTGAGGACCGGCTGCTGTGGAAGAGACTCTGCCAGTACCacttcacagacagacag ATCCGGAAGCGCCTGATGGTGTCAGACAAAGGGCAGCTGGAGTGGAAGAAGATGTACTTTAAGCTGAGTCGCTGCTATCCTCACAGAGAGCAATACAGTGACACCCTGCActtctgcacacactgccacatCCTTTTCTGGAag GACACAAACCATCCCTGCACAGCCAACAACCCAGACAGTTGCACCATGTCCCTCTACCCTCAAGACTTTATTAACCTTTTCAACTtctga